The Streptomyces capitiformicae genome contains the following window.
CGGCCGGACGTCCCCTCCTCACCTTCGGCGGCGCCTACTCGAACCACCTGCGCGCCACCGCCGCCGCGGGCCGCCTCCTGGGCCTGCCCACCATCGGCGTGGTCCGCGGCCAGGAGCTCGCCGACCGCCCCCTGAACCCCTCCCTGTCCCGCTGCACGGCGGACGGGATGCGCCTGCACTTCGTCGACAGATCGATATATCGTCGCAAGACCGACCCGGACACGCTGGCCGCCGTCCTCCGCGCCGCCGACGCCGCCAACGCGTACGTCGTCCCCGAGGGCGGCAGCAACTCCCTGGCCGTACGTGGCTGTCAGGACCTCGGCACGGAACTGGGCGACCGGGCGGACGTCGTGGCCATCGCCTGCGGCACCGGCGGCACCCTCGCCGGCCTGGCCGCCGGGCTGGCCCCCGACCAGCGCGCCCTCGGCATCCCCGTCCTCAAGGGCGGCTTCCTCGAAGAGGAGATACGACAACTCCAGCGGCAGGCCTTCGGTGGCCGCCGTGGCGTCTGGTCCCTCGACGACCGCTTCCACTTCGGCGGCTATGCCCGCACCGCCCCCGAACTGGACGCCTTCGCAACCGACTTCGAGACCCGGCACGGCCTCCCCGTGGAACGTCTCTATGTCGCCAAGTTGCTCTACGGACTTGTCACCCTGGCCTCCGAAGGCACCTTCCCGCGCGGGACGACGCTCGCCGCGGTGATCACGGGAAGCCCCTTCTCCGAGTAGGGCAGGAGGCCCTAAGAGGTCTCCCGGTAGGCCGCCGCCTCCTCCAGGTCCAGTCTGCGCAGCAGCGTCCGCAGCATCTCGTCGTCGATGTGGCGCCCGTCCCGCAGCTTGACGAACACCTCCCGCTCGGCGCCGATCATCTCCCGGGCGAGTCGCCTGTAGATGTCGTCGTCGGTCTCCCCGGTGACCGGGTTCACCGAGCCCAGCCGCTCCCACACGGCGTTGCGGCGCCGCTCCAGGACCGCGCGCAGCCGGTCGGCCAGGGGCGGCGGCAGCGTGTTGCGCTCGTCCGTCAACAGTTCGTCGAGGCGCGCCTCGGCGACCCTTGACGCCTGGGCCTGGGCATTGGCCTCGGCGAGGGTCTCGGCCTGGGCGTCGTGCCCCGGCAGCTTCAGCAGCCGGATCAGCGGCGGCAGGGTCAGCCCCTGGATGACCAGGGTGCCGATGACCGTCGTGAAGGTCAGGAAGAGAATCAGGTTCCGGCCGGGGAACTCCTCCCCGCCGTGCACCGTGAGCGGGATCGAGAACGCGATGGCCAGCGAGACGACCCCGCGCATCCCGGCCCAGCCGATGATGAACGGCCCCTTCCAGGTGGGGTTGTCCTCGCGCTCCCGGATCCGGGCGGACAGCATCCGTGGCAGGAAGGTCGCCGGATACACCCACACGAACCGGGACGCGACGACCACGACGAAGAGGGCCACGGCGTACCAGGTGGCACGCGCCCCCTCGTACTCGCCCAGCCCTTCCAGGACGACCGGCAGCTGGAGTCCGATGAGCGCGAAGACCGCGGATTCCAGCAGGAAGGCGACCATCTTCCAGACGGCCTCCTCCTGGAGCCGGGTCGCGAAGTCGACCTGCCAGTTGCGGTGGCCGAGGTACAGGCCGACGACGACCACGGCGAGCACTCCGGAGGCGTGGACCCACTCGGCGAGCCCATAGGCGACGAAGGGGATCAGCAGGGAGAGCGTGTTCTGCAGGAGCGCTTCCGTCAGGTGCGTGCGCAGCCAGTGGATCGGCATCATCAGCAGCAGCCCGACCGCGACGCCGCCGACCGCCGCCACCAGGAACTCGATGATCCCGCCGGCCCAGCTCGCGCCCTCGCCGATCGTGGCGGCCAGGGCCACCCGGTACGCGGTGATCGCGGTCGCGTCGTTCACCAGGGACTCGCCCTGCAGGATCGTGGTGATCCGCGACGGCAGCCCCACCCGCCGTGCGACCGCCGTCGCCGCCACGGCGTCCGGCGGCGCCACCACCGCGCCCAGCACCAGCGCGGCGGTCAGCGGCAGCCCCGGCACGATCAGGTACGCGGCCCAGCCGACGGCCAGTGTCGCGAAGAGCACGTAGCCGACCGACAGCAGCGCCACGGGCCGCAGTTGGGCCCGCAGATCGAGGTACGAGCTGTCGGTGGCCGCCGTGTACAGCAGCGGCGGAAGGATCAACGGCAGGACGATCTCGGGGTCGAGCTCGTAGTGCGGCACTCCGGGCAGGTACGACACCACCAGGCCCACCGCGACCAGCAGCAGCGGGGCGGGCACCGGCGTACGCCGGGCGACGCCGGCGATCGTCGCGCTCCCCGCGACCAGCAACAGCACGGGCAAAAAGTGCATCGCTTCCCGCCCCCCTCAATTCCGCGTGTGCTTCCGCGCGACCGTCGTAACCTGGCCATCATGAAACAGTGCATGCACGCGGACGCGCTGCCGCACCCCGAGCCGGCTCCGCTCAGCGAGACCTGCCCGGAGTGCCTGGCCGTCGGCGCCCACCCGGTGCAGTTGCGGATATGCCTGGAGTGCGGGCACGTGGGCTGCTGCGACACCTCGCCGCTGCGGCACGCGACCGAGCACCACAAGGAGAGCGGCCATCCCATCATGCGTACCTTCGAAGCGGGCGAGAGCTGGCGCTGGTGCTTCGTCGACCATGTCCTCGTATGAGTACTCGTACGACGCCCGGAATCCCGAACAGGACCACGACGGACAGGTCCGCGACCTCGTACGACGGAACCAAGTCACCCCGTGACTCGTCGACGTACTCGTGTGAGACGGTTCGGCAGTCCGACGCCTGGGTACGTCAATCCGGCGCGCGCTCTTCCTATTTGAGGTCCGCAGACCTCTAGCCACCGAGCGTATTCATAGGCTTACTATGAGTGACAGCATGGGGCGAGGCCCCCGGGACCCCGGGGACACGGTGCTCGGTAGCGCGATAGCGTCACCGCTGAACCACGTAGCGCGTTACCCCGGGGGGCGACCCTCGGCCCCCGAAGAAGCTTGTACCACCTTGGAGGTGAGGGTGTCCCAGATCGCAGGCGAGCCCGGGACCCAGGACTTCGTGGAAGTCCGGCTGCCGGCCGCGGGTGCCTACCTGTCGGTGCTGCGTACGGCGACGGCCGGCCTCGCGGCCCGTTTGGACTTCACCCTCGACGAGATCGAGGACCTGCGCATCGCGGTCGACGAGGCCTGCGCGATCCTGCTCCAGCAGGCCGTGCCGGGCTCGGTGCTCAGCTGTGTCTTCCGCCTGGTCGACGATTCGCTGGAGGTCACGGTCTCGGCCCCGACCACGGACGGCCACGCCCCCTCGCGCGACACGTTCGCCTGGACCGTGCTGTCGGCCCTGGCGGGCAAGGTCTCCTCCGCGGTCGCCGACGACAAAACCGTTTCGATCAGCCTCTACAAACAGCGCGGCGCGGGACCCGGGCCGGCGTGAGGAACGGGGACGGGCCGGTGCGCGACGAAGAAAGCGGCACACGGGAACTTCCCGCCGAGGGCGGGGGGCTCCCCTGGCCGAGCGAGGCCGAGAGCCCGGGCGACGTCGGCCCGAGCGGGCCGGTGCACCTGGCGGACGGCGTCGACGGCATCCCGGAGCAGGCCCGGCCGCACCCGGAGGACGACTCCTCGGCGGCGGCCGGACCGTCGCGGTGGGCGGAGCCGGCCGACGAGGACTGCGAGGTGCTCTCCGACGGGCAGCGGGATCCGGAGGGTGCCGTACGGCGGACTGGGGCCTCCCCCGCACAGTCGAGAGCTGGGGGAACGGTGACGGCGGGCGGGACTATGAGCGAGCACGAGCGACACGACGAGCCGGACGCGCAGAGCGTGCGCAGCACGCAGCACGCCCCTCAGGACCGCAGCGGGGCGCGAGCCCTGTTCGTAGAGCTGCGTTCCCTGAAGGAGGGCAGTGCGGAGTACGCGGAGCTGCGCAACCGGCTGGTCCGGATGCATCTGCCGCTCGTGGAGCACCTCGCGCGCCGCTTCCGCAACCGCGGTGAGCCGCTGGACGACCTGACGCAGGTCGCCACCATCGGTCTGATCAAGTCGGTCGACCGCTTCGACCCTGACCGCGGCGTGGAGTTCTCCACATACGCGACCCCGACGGTCGTCGGCGAGATCAAGCGGCACTTCCGTGACAAGGGCTGGGCGGTGCGCGTGCCGCGCCGGCTGCAGGAGCTGCGCCTCGCGCTGACCACGGCCACGGCCGAGCTCTCCCAGCAGCACGGCCGCTCCCCGACGGTGCACGAGCTGGCCGAGAAGCTGGCCATCTCGGAGGAGGAGGTCCTGGAGGGCCTGGAGTCCGCCAACGCGTACTCCACGCTGTCCCTGGACGTCCCCGACACCGACGACGAGTCCCCGGCCGTCGCCGACACCCTGGGCGCCGAGGACGAGGCCCTGGAGGGCGTCGAGTACCGGGAATCCTTGAAGCCGCTGCTCGAAGACCTTCCGCCGCGCGAGAAGCGGATCCTGCTGCTGCGCTTCTTCGGCAACATGACCCAGTCGCAGATCGCGCAGGAGGTG
Protein-coding sequences here:
- a CDS encoding RNA polymerase sigma factor SigF; translated protein: MRNGDGPVRDEESGTRELPAEGGGLPWPSEAESPGDVGPSGPVHLADGVDGIPEQARPHPEDDSSAAAGPSRWAEPADEDCEVLSDGQRDPEGAVRRTGASPAQSRAGGTVTAGGTMSEHERHDEPDAQSVRSTQHAPQDRSGARALFVELRSLKEGSAEYAELRNRLVRMHLPLVEHLARRFRNRGEPLDDLTQVATIGLIKSVDRFDPDRGVEFSTYATPTVVGEIKRHFRDKGWAVRVPRRLQELRLALTTATAELSQQHGRSPTVHELAEKLAISEEEVLEGLESANAYSTLSLDVPDTDDESPAVADTLGAEDEALEGVEYRESLKPLLEDLPPREKRILLLRFFGNMTQSQIAQEVGISQMHVSRLLARTLAQLREKLLVEE
- a CDS encoding Na+/H+ antiporter, which produces MHFLPVLLLVAGSATIAGVARRTPVPAPLLLVAVGLVVSYLPGVPHYELDPEIVLPLILPPLLYTAATDSSYLDLRAQLRPVALLSVGYVLFATLAVGWAAYLIVPGLPLTAALVLGAVVAPPDAVAATAVARRVGLPSRITTILQGESLVNDATAITAYRVALAATIGEGASWAGGIIEFLVAAVGGVAVGLLLMMPIHWLRTHLTEALLQNTLSLLIPFVAYGLAEWVHASGVLAVVVVGLYLGHRNWQVDFATRLQEEAVWKMVAFLLESAVFALIGLQLPVVLEGLGEYEGARATWYAVALFVVVVASRFVWVYPATFLPRMLSARIREREDNPTWKGPFIIGWAGMRGVVSLAIAFSIPLTVHGGEEFPGRNLILFLTFTTVIGTLVIQGLTLPPLIRLLKLPGHDAQAETLAEANAQAQASRVAEARLDELLTDERNTLPPPLADRLRAVLERRRNAVWERLGSVNPVTGETDDDIYRRLAREMIGAEREVFVKLRDGRHIDDEMLRTLLRRLDLEEAAAYRETS
- a CDS encoding UBP-type zinc finger domain-containing protein, whose translation is MKQCMHADALPHPEPAPLSETCPECLAVGAHPVQLRICLECGHVGCCDTSPLRHATEHHKESGHPIMRTFEAGESWRWCFVDHVLV
- a CDS encoding 1-aminocyclopropane-1-carboxylate deaminase/D-cysteine desulfhydrase, with the translated sequence MTGQPSAPDPSTPDPTAALNPRLPSPLQEVVDDRFARHGVRLLLKRDDLIHPELIGNKWRKLAPNLRAAAGRPLLTFGGAYSNHLRATAAAGRLLGLPTIGVVRGQELADRPLNPSLSRCTADGMRLHFVDRSIYRRKTDPDTLAAVLRAADAANAYVVPEGGSNSLAVRGCQDLGTELGDRADVVAIACGTGGTLAGLAAGLAPDQRALGIPVLKGGFLEEEIRQLQRQAFGGRRGVWSLDDRFHFGGYARTAPELDAFATDFETRHGLPVERLYVAKLLYGLVTLASEGTFPRGTTLAAVITGSPFSE
- a CDS encoding ATP-binding protein; translated protein: MSQIAGEPGTQDFVEVRLPAAGAYLSVLRTATAGLAARLDFTLDEIEDLRIAVDEACAILLQQAVPGSVLSCVFRLVDDSLEVTVSAPTTDGHAPSRDTFAWTVLSALAGKVSSAVADDKTVSISLYKQRGAGPGPA